The following proteins are encoded in a genomic region of Saccharopolyspora antimicrobica:
- a CDS encoding NCS2 family permease yields MTQQLRPDRADAEPSGLDRFFRISVRGSTFSRELRGGLTTFVAMAYIVMLNPLILGSSADATGAQLTPEQLTTATAATAGVMTIVMGLVGNAPLALAAGLGVNAVVAFTIAPAMTWAQAFGLVVLEGIVIVVLAVSGVRERIINAIPAPLKTALTVGIGLYIALIGLVSAGFVTRKPDAANTTVPVQMGQGTEGHLIGVPIAIFCLSLLLMLVLLARKVPGAMLIGIAVSTAVAIAVNAAFGIAPEQWGTIVPELPDHVIGSPDFSLFGQVDLFGGFAAAGGIAATVFLFTLVLSGFFDAMGTITSVSSEAGLVRNGKVEGMGRILAVDGVAAAAGGLTGSSPNTVFLESATGVAEGARTGLASVVTGLLFCATLLFTPLAAVVPAQAAAPALVIVGALMMAQVRHVPWDDPEYVIPAFLTIAVIPFTYMITNGIGAGLIAYAVIKVARGKAREIGWLVGVLALVFAVYFGVEAVEALIG; encoded by the coding sequence ATGACCCAGCAGCTGAGACCGGACAGAGCCGACGCGGAACCGTCCGGATTGGACCGCTTCTTCCGCATCAGCGTCCGCGGTTCCACCTTTTCCCGCGAGCTCCGCGGCGGCCTGACCACCTTCGTCGCGATGGCCTACATCGTGATGCTCAACCCGCTCATCCTCGGCTCGTCAGCGGACGCCACCGGCGCCCAGCTCACGCCCGAGCAGCTGACCACCGCCACCGCGGCCACCGCCGGGGTGATGACCATCGTGATGGGCCTGGTCGGCAACGCGCCGCTGGCCCTGGCCGCCGGGCTCGGCGTCAACGCCGTGGTCGCCTTCACCATCGCCCCGGCGATGACCTGGGCGCAGGCGTTCGGGCTGGTGGTGCTCGAAGGCATCGTCATCGTCGTGCTGGCGGTCAGCGGCGTGCGAGAGCGGATCATCAACGCCATCCCGGCGCCGCTCAAGACCGCGCTGACCGTCGGCATCGGCCTCTACATCGCGCTGATCGGCCTGGTCAGCGCCGGATTCGTGACCCGGAAGCCGGACGCTGCCAACACCACGGTGCCGGTGCAGATGGGCCAGGGCACCGAGGGCCACCTGATCGGCGTGCCGATCGCGATCTTCTGCCTGAGCCTGCTGCTGATGCTGGTGCTGCTGGCGCGGAAGGTGCCCGGCGCGATGCTGATCGGCATCGCGGTCAGCACCGCCGTCGCGATCGCGGTCAACGCGGCCTTCGGCATCGCGCCCGAGCAGTGGGGCACGATCGTTCCGGAGCTGCCCGACCACGTGATCGGCAGCCCCGACTTCAGCCTGTTCGGCCAGGTGGACCTGTTCGGCGGGTTCGCGGCGGCGGGCGGCATCGCGGCCACCGTCTTCCTGTTCACCCTGGTGCTGTCCGGGTTCTTCGACGCGATGGGCACCATCACCAGCGTCTCCTCGGAGGCCGGGCTGGTGCGCAACGGCAAGGTCGAGGGCATGGGCCGCATCCTGGCCGTGGACGGCGTCGCGGCCGCGGCAGGCGGTCTGACCGGCTCGTCGCCGAACACCGTGTTCCTGGAGTCGGCCACCGGCGTCGCCGAAGGCGCGCGCACCGGGCTGGCGAGCGTGGTCACCGGGCTGCTGTTCTGCGCGACGCTGCTGTTCACCCCGCTGGCCGCGGTGGTGCCCGCGCAGGCCGCCGCCCCGGCGCTGGTGATCGTCGGCGCGCTGATGATGGCGCAGGTCCGGCACGTCCCGTGGGACGACCCGGAGTACGTGATCCCGGCGTTCCTGACCATCGCGGTCATCCCGTTCACCTACATGATCACCAACGGCATCGGCGCAGGCCTGATCGCCTACGCGGTGATCAAGGTGGCCCGCGGCAAGGCCCGCGAGATCGGCTGGCTGGTCGGCGTCCTCGCCCTGGTCTTCGCGGTCTACTTCGGCGTCGAAGCCGTGGAAGCCCTCATCGGGTGA
- a CDS encoding nucleotidyltransferase family protein: protein MSSVGEVEVAGVVLAGGAGRRFGMPKALVEHEGALLVERAARVLADGGCSPVLVVLGAAADEVRERADLTGAAVVLNPDWNTGMGSSLRVAIDALTSTDADAAVVMPVDMPGIGAAAVRRVAELASPSALAAAAHDGRRSHPVLLGREHWAGARAAATGDAGARGYLRDREVALVPCDDISAGFDVDRPEDLPRADT from the coding sequence ATGAGTAGCGTGGGTGAGGTGGAGGTCGCGGGAGTGGTGCTCGCCGGCGGGGCCGGGCGGCGATTCGGGATGCCCAAGGCGCTGGTCGAGCACGAAGGCGCGTTGCTGGTCGAGCGGGCCGCGCGGGTGCTCGCGGACGGCGGGTGCTCGCCGGTCCTCGTGGTGCTGGGAGCCGCTGCCGACGAGGTGCGCGAGCGCGCCGATCTGACCGGGGCGGCGGTGGTGCTGAACCCCGACTGGAACACCGGGATGGGATCCTCGCTGCGGGTCGCCATCGATGCGCTGACCAGCACCGATGCCGATGCCGCGGTGGTGATGCCGGTCGACATGCCGGGGATCGGGGCGGCGGCCGTGCGTCGCGTCGCCGAGCTGGCGAGTCCGTCCGCGCTCGCCGCCGCCGCGCACGACGGCAGGCGGAGCCACCCGGTGCTGCTCGGGCGCGAGCACTGGGCCGGGGCGCGGGCCGCCGCGACCGGTGACGCCGGGGCGCGCGGCTACCTGCGCGACCGCGAAGTGGCGCTGGTGCCCTGCGACGACATCTCCGCCGGGTTCGACGTGGACCGTCCCGAAGACCTGCCGCGAGCGGACACGTAG
- a CDS encoding TetR/AcrR family transcriptional regulator, protein MNAPTSSAREEETLASAEQTRSAGRGRPRDASRDAALRQAAMEVLSQVGYRALTMDAVAAHARAGKATIYRRWDSKLDLVIDTCTQLVQRNIPEPDRGSIEADLGDFLRSFASFLTGPVGKAAQALVGELPHEPELAAAFRESFLLPQRDVLRRLVERGVQRGEIRADAPIDTVVEITGACLIYRLMLTDEPLDTGFVDRLVNEALMPLLHG, encoded by the coding sequence GTGAACGCGCCGACGAGCAGTGCACGCGAGGAGGAGACCTTGGCCAGCGCCGAGCAGACCCGGTCGGCCGGCCGGGGGCGACCGCGGGACGCCTCCCGCGACGCCGCGCTGCGCCAGGCCGCGATGGAGGTGCTGTCGCAGGTCGGCTACCGGGCGCTGACCATGGACGCGGTCGCCGCGCACGCGCGGGCCGGCAAGGCCACCATCTACCGGCGCTGGGACTCCAAGCTGGACCTGGTCATCGACACCTGCACCCAGCTGGTCCAGCGCAACATCCCGGAACCCGACCGGGGATCGATCGAAGCGGACCTCGGGGACTTCCTGCGCAGCTTCGCCTCGTTCCTCACCGGCCCGGTCGGCAAGGCCGCCCAGGCGCTGGTCGGCGAGCTGCCGCACGAGCCGGAGCTGGCCGCCGCGTTCCGCGAATCGTTCCTGCTGCCGCAGCGCGACGTCCTGCGCCGCCTCGTCGAGCGCGGGGTGCAGCGCGGCGAGATCCGCGCGGACGCACCGATAGACACCGTCGTCGAGATCACCGGCGCTTGCCTCATATATCGGCTGATGCTGACCGACGAGCCGCTCGACACCGGCTTCGTGGACCGCCTGGTCAACGAAGCCCTGATGCCGCTCCTGCATGGCTGA
- a CDS encoding DUF3618 domain-containing protein has translation MARDPDAIERDIEQAREALATTLDQLSVKAHPQRFVEAGKASVQEKLNDPRVRYALIGVGALVAVVVVRKLFR, from the coding sequence GTGGCTCGTGATCCGGACGCCATCGAGCGCGACATCGAGCAGGCGCGCGAAGCGCTTGCCACCACTTTGGACCAGCTGAGCGTGAAGGCGCACCCGCAGCGGTTCGTGGAGGCCGGCAAGGCCAGCGTGCAGGAGAAGCTCAACGACCCGCGGGTCCGCTACGCGCTGATCGGGGTCGGCGCCCTGGTCGCCGTCGTCGTGGTGCGCAAGCTGTTCCGGTGA
- a CDS encoding FAD-dependent monooxygenase — MKKPEVLVVGAGIAGPALAYWLSRNGYRPTVVEQARQLRSGGSAIVVKGPAIPVAERMGVLPQLRGLATRNRSLTLLDPAGRRILRLPGTSGGAPAVEVTRADLSEVLHRSARNEAEFLFDDTVTALDQDGGGVDVTFRRSAPRHFDLVVGADGMHSTVRSLVFGPERQFASDLGLYGATVPLEPDAIEDPSEMTMLTAPNRMLVVHPSRTTPLAIFTFRAPQSAPHDRKNTALHKQIVADAYADVRWRAPELVAAYLEHPAPFFDPLTTVRMPSWSRGRVVLLGDAAAATALLGDGSSMAMVGAHALAEELAAHPGEHARAFAAYESRLRREVGPRQRRVGPLSRVLVPRTRQGLAVRNAVARAVGRTSRIASREPVNR; from the coding sequence ATGAAGAAGCCCGAGGTGCTCGTGGTCGGAGCCGGAATCGCAGGGCCCGCGCTCGCGTACTGGCTCTCCCGGAACGGGTACCGGCCGACGGTCGTCGAACAGGCCCGGCAGCTGCGCTCCGGTGGTAGCGCGATCGTCGTGAAGGGGCCCGCGATCCCGGTCGCCGAGCGCATGGGCGTCCTCCCGCAGCTCCGCGGGCTCGCCACCCGCAACCGGTCGCTGACCCTGCTCGACCCTGCCGGCAGGCGAATCCTGCGACTCCCGGGCACCTCAGGCGGGGCGCCGGCGGTCGAGGTGACCCGAGCCGACCTGTCCGAGGTGCTCCACCGGTCGGCGCGGAACGAGGCCGAGTTCTTGTTCGACGACACGGTCACCGCTCTCGACCAGGACGGAGGTGGGGTCGACGTCACCTTCCGGCGGTCCGCGCCACGTCACTTCGACCTGGTGGTCGGTGCCGACGGGATGCACTCCACCGTGCGGAGCCTGGTGTTCGGACCCGAGCGGCAGTTCGCGAGCGACCTGGGCCTGTACGGCGCGACCGTCCCGTTGGAGCCCGACGCCATCGAGGATCCGAGCGAGATGACGATGCTGACCGCGCCGAACCGGATGCTGGTCGTCCATCCCTCGCGGACCACTCCGCTCGCGATCTTCACCTTCCGCGCCCCACAGTCGGCGCCCCACGACCGCAAGAACACCGCCCTGCACAAGCAGATCGTGGCCGACGCCTACGCCGACGTGCGGTGGCGGGCACCGGAACTCGTGGCGGCGTACCTGGAGCACCCGGCTCCGTTCTTCGACCCGCTGACCACCGTCCGGATGCCCTCGTGGTCCCGCGGACGGGTCGTGCTGCTCGGGGACGCGGCGGCGGCGACGGCACTGCTGGGAGACGGGTCGAGCATGGCGATGGTGGGTGCGCACGCCCTCGCGGAAGAGCTGGCTGCCCATCCCGGTGAGCATGCCCGCGCCTTCGCCGCGTACGAGTCGCGGCTCCGCCGTGAAGTGGGCCCGCGGCAGCGACGCGTCGGTCCGCTCTCCAGGGTCCTGGTGCCCCGCACCCGGCAGGGTCTCGCGGTACGCAACGCGGTGGCCCGCGCGGTCGGCCGCACGAGCCGGATCGCCTCTCGCGAACCCGTGAACCGGTAG
- a CDS encoding ArsR/SmtB family transcription factor, whose translation MAGTDLVGPEADALDLGAVLRALADEHRRSVMMELAADRSDGERGCNSFNLPISKQTQTHHFRVLREAGLIDEIDYGNRKGIRLRRADVEKRFPGLLALLEAESRGGTAPR comes from the coding sequence GTGGCCGGGACGGACCTGGTCGGCCCGGAGGCCGACGCGCTCGATCTGGGTGCGGTGTTGCGCGCCCTCGCCGACGAGCACCGCCGTTCGGTGATGATGGAGTTGGCCGCCGACCGCAGCGACGGCGAACGGGGCTGCAACTCGTTCAACCTGCCGATCTCGAAGCAGACCCAGACCCACCACTTCCGGGTCCTGCGCGAGGCAGGCCTCATCGACGAGATCGACTACGGCAACCGCAAGGGCATCCGGCTGCGACGCGCGGACGTCGAGAAGAGGTTCCCCGGGCTGCTCGCGCTCCTGGAAGCAGAGTCCCGGGGCGGTACCGCTCCGCGCTGA
- a CDS encoding sensor histidine kinase, which produces MRERRAAEAITAYLGRGGRVLDPVALARVVGSALGASGCALVIGGQRFQWGTGDSWVEQDISYGGSVCGGLAVAPGAVGPVASVAAVLGAPVAMIRLARETDHARRVGDSAARSLVDDRWRAAAEMEAERRRLERDLHDGAQHQLVALRMSLALAEHALSTGNGQEHVAKLMGQLDDAEQVLVETAAGILPDVLAAEGLAAALRTELARHGVVSLDLGGLRRRYPTPVESAVYYVVLEAVNNARKHAAGARVTVTAWDSYEGLAFAVADDGPGFEAAAGLPNLTARAASVGGVVEVRSAPGAGTTVSGVVPV; this is translated from the coding sequence ATGCGGGAGCGGCGTGCCGCCGAGGCCATCACCGCCTACCTCGGTCGAGGTGGGCGGGTTCTCGATCCCGTTGCGCTCGCCAGGGTCGTCGGCTCTGCTCTGGGGGCTTCCGGTTGTGCTCTCGTCATCGGGGGGCAGCGGTTCCAGTGGGGCACTGGCGATTCCTGGGTTGAGCAGGACATCTCCTACGGCGGTTCGGTGTGCGGGGGGCTCGCCGTGGCTCCCGGGGCTGTTGGGCCGGTGGCTTCCGTTGCTGCTGTGCTCGGGGCTCCCGTTGCGATGATCCGGTTGGCCCGGGAGACCGATCACGCTCGGCGCGTCGGGGATTCGGCTGCTCGGTCGCTGGTCGACGACCGGTGGCGGGCCGCCGCCGAGATGGAGGCCGAGCGGCGGAGGCTGGAGCGCGATCTGCACGACGGCGCTCAGCACCAGCTGGTGGCGCTTCGGATGTCGCTGGCGCTCGCCGAGCACGCGCTCAGCACCGGCAACGGCCAGGAGCACGTCGCGAAGCTGATGGGGCAGCTGGACGATGCCGAGCAGGTGCTGGTCGAGACCGCCGCCGGGATACTGCCCGACGTGCTCGCCGCCGAGGGGCTCGCCGCCGCGCTGCGCACCGAGCTGGCTCGCCACGGCGTCGTCTCGCTCGATCTCGGTGGGCTGCGGCGGCGCTATCCGACGCCGGTGGAATCCGCCGTCTACTACGTCGTGCTCGAAGCCGTGAACAACGCGCGCAAGCACGCCGCGGGAGCGCGGGTCACCGTCACCGCTTGGGACAGCTACGAGGGTTTGGCGTTCGCCGTCGCCGATGACGGGCCGGGTTTCGAGGCGGCTGCGGGTCTGCCCAACCTCACCGCGCGGGCCGCATCGGTGGGCGGGGTCGTGGAGGTTCGCTCCGCGCCCGGCGCGGGCACCACCGTCAGCGGCGTCGTGCCGGTCTAG
- a CDS encoding response regulator transcription factor, whose amino-acid sequence MRVAIAEDGALFREGLVLLLQAAGHEVVGCFEDGEALVAAVATDPVDVAILDIRMPPGPTGGLVAAERVRALRPEVGLLLLSHYAETHYLMRVLEIGADRIGYRLKERVAGVKVLGDTLDRIAAGEIVIEPVLARRLVQGGAAQTDSAISKLSERETDVLRLMAEGRANNAIAQELYISAKAVEKNIAAIFTKLGLPGDATVHHRRVLAVLAYLQAQRIDGSMR is encoded by the coding sequence GTGCGAGTAGCGATCGCCGAGGACGGCGCCCTGTTCCGGGAAGGCCTGGTGCTGCTGCTGCAGGCCGCCGGGCACGAGGTCGTGGGCTGCTTCGAGGACGGGGAGGCGCTGGTCGCCGCGGTGGCCACCGATCCGGTCGACGTCGCGATCCTGGACATCCGGATGCCGCCGGGCCCCACCGGCGGGCTCGTCGCGGCCGAACGCGTGCGCGCGCTGCGCCCGGAGGTCGGGTTGCTGCTGCTGTCGCACTACGCCGAGACGCACTACCTGATGCGGGTTCTGGAGATCGGCGCGGACCGGATCGGCTACCGGCTCAAGGAGCGGGTGGCCGGGGTGAAGGTCCTCGGCGACACGCTGGACCGGATCGCCGCGGGCGAGATCGTCATCGAACCGGTGCTGGCCCGCCGGCTGGTGCAGGGCGGCGCGGCGCAGACCGACAGCGCGATCAGCAAGCTCAGCGAGCGGGAGACCGACGTGCTGCGGCTGATGGCCGAAGGGCGCGCGAACAACGCGATCGCCCAGGAGCTCTACATCTCGGCGAAGGCCGTGGAGAAGAACATCGCGGCGATCTTCACCAAGCTCGGCCTGCCCGGCGACGCGACGGTGCACCACCGGCGCGTGCTCGCCGTCCTCGCGTACCTGCAGGCGCAGCGGATCGACGGGTCGATGCGTTGA
- a CDS encoding Hsp70 family protein, whose product MSRDIVVPSLAYHAPDGTLLTGAAAAGADGDPARLGRGFKRRLGDPTPLVLGGATYSPSALMAAQLRAVLDQVRAHMGGPPGSIVLTCPAIWGPYRREQFAEVPRLAGVENVQVITEPEAAATHYSRERALGEGEVVAVFDLGGGTLDTTVLRMRSDGMEILGTPEGVEHLGGMDFDDALLAHFDERLDGAITRLDPADPAAAAALAQIRTQCVRAKIDLSTEPDVTLNVALPSGARELTITRREFNAAIRPSVEVAVDALRRTVASAGLRGDDLSAVLLAGGSSRVPLVTQLVFEQFDKPVRMAHHPKFTVALGAATIGTRALTAPPPRPVQAVEPARSEPKRRRWLVPAIAAAAAVVTAVVGGVLLFSSGPDVNTAASTRTPAPASSTSDASAVQGAQLPDPLLVFDDDTAGPYRAFISSQEKWDGTEVIAHSARHAAISATTGDGLRVNWTSNDPAQIYLQTGNNTRDLSSYADNDGALVFDVVVNQPLSGSASVATHCGYPCGAELDATGLFRGLPVGSPAKVTIPLSCFTEKGLDPKRVNTPFLVYAQGSFDATFRNITWVAGAATSPQATPCSALS is encoded by the coding sequence TTGTCCCGGGATATCGTCGTCCCGTCTCTGGCTTACCACGCGCCGGACGGAACTCTGCTCACCGGCGCCGCCGCCGCTGGGGCCGACGGCGATCCGGCGCGGCTCGGCCGCGGGTTCAAGCGCAGGCTCGGCGACCCGACGCCCCTGGTGCTCGGGGGCGCCACCTACTCGCCGAGCGCGTTGATGGCCGCGCAACTGCGCGCCGTCCTCGACCAGGTCCGCGCGCACATGGGCGGACCGCCCGGATCGATCGTGCTGACCTGCCCGGCGATCTGGGGCCCCTACCGGCGGGAGCAGTTCGCCGAGGTGCCGCGGTTGGCCGGTGTCGAGAACGTGCAGGTGATCACGGAGCCGGAAGCCGCTGCCACGCACTACAGCCGGGAGCGGGCGCTGGGCGAGGGCGAGGTCGTCGCGGTCTTCGACCTCGGCGGCGGCACGCTGGACACCACCGTGCTGCGGATGCGCAGCGACGGGATGGAGATCCTCGGCACGCCGGAGGGCGTCGAGCACCTCGGCGGCATGGACTTCGACGACGCGCTGCTGGCCCACTTCGACGAACGCCTCGACGGCGCGATCACCCGGCTCGACCCCGCCGATCCGGCAGCTGCCGCCGCGCTCGCGCAGATCCGCACGCAGTGCGTGCGCGCCAAGATCGACCTGTCCACCGAGCCGGACGTGACGCTGAACGTCGCGCTGCCGTCCGGAGCGCGCGAGCTGACGATCACGCGCCGGGAGTTCAACGCGGCGATCCGGCCGTCGGTGGAGGTCGCCGTCGACGCGCTGCGCCGCACCGTCGCCTCGGCGGGACTGCGGGGCGACGACCTGTCCGCGGTGCTGCTGGCCGGTGGTTCCTCGCGCGTTCCGCTGGTCACGCAGCTGGTCTTCGAGCAGTTCGACAAGCCGGTGCGGATGGCGCACCACCCGAAGTTCACCGTCGCCCTCGGCGCGGCGACGATCGGAACCCGCGCGCTCACCGCTCCCCCGCCGCGACCGGTGCAAGCCGTCGAGCCGGCGCGCAGCGAGCCGAAGCGACGCCGCTGGCTGGTGCCTGCGATCGCGGCCGCGGCCGCCGTGGTCACCGCGGTGGTCGGCGGAGTGCTGCTGTTCAGCAGCGGTCCCGACGTCAACACCGCGGCGAGCACCAGGACTCCGGCACCGGCATCGTCCACTTCGGACGCCAGCGCGGTGCAGGGCGCCCAGCTGCCCGACCCGCTGCTGGTGTTCGACGACGACACCGCCGGGCCCTACCGGGCTTTCATCTCCTCGCAGGAGAAGTGGGACGGCACCGAGGTCATCGCGCACAGCGCGCGCCACGCGGCGATCTCCGCGACCACCGGCGACGGGTTGCGGGTGAACTGGACGAGCAACGACCCGGCCCAGATCTACCTGCAGACCGGCAACAACACCCGGGACCTGTCGTCCTACGCGGACAACGACGGAGCGCTGGTGTTCGACGTGGTGGTGAACCAGCCGCTGAGCGGCTCGGCGTCGGTGGCCACGCACTGCGGCTACCCGTGCGGTGCGGAGCTGGACGCCACCGGGCTCTTCCGCGGCCTGCCCGTCGGCTCGCCGGCGAAGGTCACCATCCCGCTGAGCTGCTTCACCGAGAAGGGCCTCGACCCGAAGCGGGTCAACACCCCGTTCCTGGTCTACGCCCAGGGCTCGTTCGACGCCACCTTCCGCAACATCACCTGGGTCGCGGGCGCAGCCACCAGCCCACAAGCGACACCCTGCTCCGCTCTGTCGTGA
- a CDS encoding sigma-70 family RNA polymerase sigma factor gives MPSVQLEDVMRAHGDALHAYVTRLTNGDRFAAEDVVQETWVRAWRNLDRLTENLGSVRGWLLRVAHNIAIDQHRSRRARPTEVGLPEQDLEYAAVAPSANDQVETKIVVRAMLETLSPAHRDTVLEVYYADRTAASAAKVLGVPAGTVKSRLHNALRTLRESVSAQPLAA, from the coding sequence ATGCCCAGTGTTCAGCTCGAAGACGTGATGCGGGCCCACGGCGATGCTCTGCACGCATATGTCACACGTCTGACCAACGGCGATCGGTTCGCCGCCGAGGACGTCGTGCAGGAGACCTGGGTGCGGGCCTGGCGCAACCTGGACCGGCTCACCGAGAACCTGGGCTCGGTCCGCGGCTGGCTGCTGCGGGTCGCGCACAACATCGCCATCGACCAGCACCGCAGCCGCCGCGCCCGGCCGACCGAGGTCGGCCTGCCCGAGCAGGACCTGGAGTACGCGGCGGTGGCGCCCAGCGCCAACGACCAGGTCGAGACGAAGATCGTCGTCCGCGCGATGCTCGAGACCCTCTCCCCCGCGCACCGCGACACCGTGCTGGAGGTCTACTACGCCGACCGCACGGCGGCATCGGCGGCCAAGGTCCTCGGTGTCCCGGCGGGCACGGTGAAGAGCCGGCTGCACAACGCCTTGCGCACGCTCCGCGAATCGGTCTCCGCACAGCCGCTCGCGGCCTGA